A genomic window from Phragmitibacter flavus includes:
- the ychF gene encoding redox-regulated ATPase YchF → MLQAGIVGLPNVGKSTLFNAVTRTRKAEAANYPFCTIEPNQGVVTVPDERLEVLSGISKSVKLIHAAIEFVDIAGLVKGASQGEGLGNQFLSHIREVDAIVHVVRCFESEDIHHVDGSVDPVRDIEVINTELILADMDSVSKRKNRNEKEAKRGNKEAQAEFALCEKLGPHLDAGKPAVTLELNDEEAKLLKSFFLLSGKPCIYACNVSEDELAAATNDPDKHPLVSKVREYAQHAHSASAVVISANIESELTDLSPEEATEYLKDLGVKDSGVTRLIKSVYSLLGLQTYLTTGEKETRAWTIIKGMKAPQAAGVIHSDFERGFIAAEIVAFDDLSELGSYAKCREKGKLRIEGKEYIMKDGDVVEWRFNV, encoded by the coding sequence ATGTTACAAGCAGGCATCGTAGGACTTCCCAACGTCGGCAAATCGACTCTTTTCAACGCCGTCACCCGCACCCGCAAGGCGGAGGCTGCCAACTACCCCTTTTGCACCATCGAGCCCAATCAAGGCGTCGTCACCGTGCCGGATGAACGTTTGGAAGTGCTCAGCGGCATCTCGAAATCGGTCAAACTGATCCACGCCGCCATCGAATTCGTCGACATCGCCGGCCTCGTCAAAGGCGCCAGCCAGGGCGAAGGCCTCGGCAACCAGTTCCTCAGCCACATCCGCGAAGTCGACGCCATCGTCCACGTCGTGCGCTGCTTTGAAAGCGAAGACATTCACCACGTTGACGGCTCCGTCGACCCGGTTCGTGACATCGAAGTCATCAACACCGAGCTGATCCTCGCTGACATGGACAGCGTCTCCAAACGCAAAAACCGCAACGAAAAAGAAGCCAAACGCGGGAACAAGGAAGCCCAGGCCGAATTCGCCCTCTGCGAAAAACTCGGACCCCATCTCGACGCCGGTAAACCCGCCGTCACCCTCGAACTCAACGACGAGGAAGCCAAACTCCTCAAATCTTTCTTCCTCCTCAGCGGCAAACCCTGCATTTACGCCTGCAACGTTTCTGAAGACGAACTCGCCGCCGCCACCAACGATCCGGACAAACACCCTCTTGTCAGCAAAGTGCGCGAATATGCCCAGCACGCCCACTCCGCCAGCGCGGTGGTCATCAGCGCCAACATCGAAAGCGAACTCACCGATCTCTCCCCGGAAGAAGCCACGGAATACCTCAAGGACCTCGGGGTCAAAGACAGCGGCGTTACCCGACTCATCAAAAGCGTCTACAGCCTCCTCGGCCTGCAAACTTATCTCACCACCGGCGAGAAAGAAACCCGCGCTTGGACCATCATCAAAGGCATGAAAGCTCCCCAAGCCGCAGGTGTCATCCATAGCGACTTCGAACGCGGCTTCATCGCTGCCGAAATCGTCGCCTTTGATGACCTCTCCGAACTCGGCTCCTACGCCAAATGCCGCGAAAAAGGCAAACTGCGCATCGAAGGCAAAGAATATATCATGAAAGACGGCGACGTCGTCGAATGGCGCTTCAATGTCTGA
- a CDS encoding dTDP-4-dehydrorhamnose 3,5-epimerase family protein, protein MSDTTHSLAETLYNASIQDAMTVRSDGVRCAAMIEGVRIRDLVVHTDDRGTVSEIFDPRWNWHPEPMVFCYYYTIRPGWTKGWGMHKIHEDRYCLMQGEMKIVLYDPRPESSTFGQFSEIYLSHQRRQLFSIPAGVWHADENIGPNDVLVVNFPTIQYDHSSPDKYRLPLDTDLIPYKFHNTRGY, encoded by the coding sequence ATGTCCGACACCACCCATTCATTAGCTGAAACACTATACAACGCCAGCATTCAAGACGCCATGACGGTGCGGTCTGACGGCGTGCGATGTGCCGCGATGATCGAGGGGGTAAGAATCCGTGACCTCGTGGTTCACACGGATGATCGCGGCACCGTCTCAGAAATTTTTGATCCTCGCTGGAACTGGCATCCAGAGCCGATGGTCTTCTGTTACTACTACACCATCCGTCCCGGCTGGACGAAGGGTTGGGGGATGCACAAAATCCACGAGGATCGCTACTGCCTAATGCAGGGCGAGATGAAAATCGTCCTTTACGACCCACGCCCTGAGTCGTCCACTTTCGGCCAATTCTCCGAAATCTACCTCTCTCACCAACGACGCCAGTTGTTCAGCATCCCGGCTGGCGTCTGGCATGCCGACGAAAACATCGGTCCAAACGATGTCCTGGTGGTCAATTTCCCCACCATTCAATACGATCACAGCAGCCCCGACAAATATCGCCTACCCCTCGACACCGATCTCATTCCCTACAAGTTTCACAACACCCGGGGTTATTGA
- a CDS encoding cupin domain-containing protein has translation MDAAINLNLTSAPNVVRAFGEELHFYLTGEETDGRFTQWLEITPPGVGPPLHYHTNEEEWFYVQMGTVSFYREGKWTEVGAGSRVYIPRGVVHAFKNTGDEPLHMLITTAPSGFENFMGRCAVEFAAPSGPDMGRIIEIAGEHGIHFVQD, from the coding sequence ATGGACGCTGCCATTAATCTAAACCTGACCTCTGCCCCAAACGTAGTGCGTGCTTTTGGTGAGGAACTTCACTTCTATCTCACCGGAGAGGAAACGGATGGTCGGTTTACGCAGTGGCTGGAGATCACCCCGCCGGGTGTTGGTCCACCCCTGCACTATCACACCAACGAAGAGGAGTGGTTTTATGTGCAGATGGGCACGGTGAGTTTCTACCGGGAAGGCAAGTGGACGGAAGTGGGAGCGGGGAGCAGGGTTTATATTCCTCGTGGCGTGGTGCACGCATTTAAAAATACGGGTGATGAACCGCTGCACATGTTGATTACCACGGCACCCTCTGGGTTTGAAAATTTTATGGGACGCTGTGCGGTGGAATTTGCGGCTCCTTCAGGTCCTGACATGGGCCGCATCATCGAGATCGCGGGTGAGCATGGCATCCACTTTGTGCAGGACTAA
- the rpmB gene encoding 50S ribosomal protein L28: protein MPKACQITGAKVTTGHKIHRSGKAKKEGGIGKHITKRVKRKIYPNLRDKRIFVPELNEWVTVRLTARALKTVHKNGAFKVLSEAGVI from the coding sequence ATGCCTAAAGCCTGCCAAATCACCGGAGCCAAAGTTACCACCGGCCACAAAATCCACCGTAGCGGTAAAGCCAAAAAAGAAGGCGGTATTGGTAAGCACATCACCAAGCGCGTGAAACGCAAAATCTACCCGAACCTGCGCGACAAACGCATCTTCGTTCCAGAACTTAATGAATGGGTCACCGTCCGCCTTACCGCACGTGCACTCAAAACCGTTCACAAAAACGGTGCTTTCAAAGTTCTCTCCGAAGCCGGCGTGATCTAA
- a CDS encoding phosphotransferase family protein → MDRRFPVVPFDPQLFAPFFGAEARQLDPTLLTQGACNSNYLVDSPDHGRVVCRIHQRGNPLLERHLTNLVSNTVPVPKYLWVGEGVSVQSYIEGQPFQPTPTLLQEAGKIIGRLAKISLPGSGAIFPDGIVKKFEAWPSFGTGISSLLETPSVLNFLDRPTIIQLHDILATHFEILSGFDRCHNLVHGDFGPNNILISGDNIVGILDWEFAHSGCSYMDIGNLLRHLPENSSAHLAKGLKAEGYDLPPDWRYRSQLMDLASHLEFLTSTLSHSFKMACVNRIQNFINLSQSLQH, encoded by the coding sequence ATGGACCGACGTTTCCCTGTCGTCCCCTTCGATCCCCAGCTTTTCGCGCCATTCTTCGGCGCAGAAGCACGTCAACTTGACCCCACGCTCCTTACCCAAGGGGCCTGCAACAGCAACTACCTGGTCGATTCCCCCGACCACGGCAGAGTCGTCTGCAGAATCCACCAACGTGGCAACCCCCTGCTTGAAAGACACCTCACCAATCTGGTGAGCAACACCGTCCCAGTCCCCAAATACCTCTGGGTCGGCGAAGGCGTTTCCGTCCAGAGCTACATCGAAGGCCAACCTTTTCAGCCGACCCCAACCCTCCTCCAAGAAGCTGGCAAAATCATCGGTCGCCTGGCGAAAATATCATTACCCGGTTCCGGTGCAATATTTCCCGACGGCATCGTCAAGAAATTCGAAGCCTGGCCCTCTTTCGGCACCGGAATTTCATCTTTACTGGAGACGCCTTCCGTTCTCAACTTTTTGGATCGGCCAACGATCATTCAACTTCACGATATTCTGGCCACCCACTTCGAAATCCTCTCCGGCTTCGACCGTTGCCACAACCTTGTCCACGGAGACTTCGGACCCAACAACATCTTGATCTCCGGCGACAACATCGTCGGTATTTTGGACTGGGAATTTGCCCACTCTGGATGCTCTTACATGGACATCGGCAACCTGCTTCGACATCTCCCAGAAAACTCATCAGCACATTTAGCAAAAGGCCTCAAAGCGGAGGGATATGATTTGCCCCCCGATTGGCGATATCGCTCCCAACTGATGGACCTGGCCAGCCATCTGGAATTTCTCACGTCCACGCTATCCCATTCATTCAAAATGGCCTGTGTGAATCGAATCCAAAATTTCATCAATCTCAGTCAATCACTCCAACATTAG
- the bioB gene encoding biotin synthase BioB, whose amino-acid sequence MKFDQLRSLYDQPFFDLLKQARAVHEENWPQREVQLCTLLSIKTGGCSEDCGYCAQSARYTTGLQKETLMDTATVMERARAAKANGSTRFCMGAAWKGVRMGTQKFDQVIDIVENVATLGMEVCVTLGELGPEEATALKDAGVTAYNHNIDTSREHYKTIVTTHTFDDRLRTIRNAQEAGMSVCTGGILGLGETVDDRLQMLETLSEFNPHPESVPINSLMPIKGTPMQDNDPVDVFSLVRMIACTRIAIPKAKVRLSAGRYSLSKEAQAMCYFAGANSIFYGDKLLTTVNPRANEDMQLLQELGLVPQSPNPAMSAPETNLDRPLSPCCESDTGLQPVGEAGILPAGLGTSARSRDTSLQPAGL is encoded by the coding sequence ATGAAGTTCGACCAACTCCGCAGCCTTTACGACCAGCCCTTCTTCGATCTCCTCAAACAGGCCCGCGCCGTTCATGAAGAAAACTGGCCCCAGCGCGAAGTCCAGCTCTGCACCCTGCTCTCCATCAAAACCGGCGGCTGTTCCGAAGACTGCGGTTACTGCGCCCAATCCGCCCGCTACACCACCGGTCTTCAAAAAGAAACCCTCATGGACACCGCCACCGTCATGGAGCGCGCCCGCGCCGCCAAGGCCAACGGCTCCACCCGCTTCTGCATGGGTGCCGCCTGGAAAGGCGTCCGCATGGGCACCCAGAAATTTGATCAAGTCATCGACATCGTCGAAAATGTCGCCACCCTCGGCATGGAAGTCTGCGTCACCCTCGGCGAACTTGGCCCCGAAGAAGCCACCGCCCTCAAAGACGCCGGTGTTACCGCCTACAACCACAACATCGACACCTCACGCGAGCACTACAAAACCATCGTCACCACCCACACCTTTGACGACCGGCTCCGCACCATCCGCAATGCCCAGGAAGCCGGCATGAGCGTCTGCACCGGCGGCATCCTCGGCCTCGGCGAAACCGTCGACGACCGCCTGCAAATGCTCGAAACGCTTTCCGAGTTCAACCCCCATCCCGAAAGTGTCCCCATCAACTCTCTCATGCCGATCAAAGGCACCCCCATGCAAGACAACGATCCCGTCGATGTCTTCTCCCTCGTGCGCATGATCGCCTGCACCCGCATCGCCATCCCCAAGGCAAAAGTCCGTCTCAGCGCCGGTCGTTATTCCCTCTCCAAAGAAGCCCAGGCTATGTGTTACTTCGCCGGAGCCAACTCCATCTTCTACGGCGACAAACTCCTCACCACCGTCAACCCCAGAGCCAACGAGGACATGCAACTCCTCCAAGAACTCGGCCTCGTCCCCCAGTCCCCCAACCCGGCCATGAGCGCCCCCGAGACCAACCTCGACCGCCCCCTCTCCCCCTGCTGCGAAAGTGACACAGGCTTGCAGCCTGTGGGTGAGGCAGGCATTTTGCCTGCCGGGCTCGGAACTTCCGCGCGGAGCCGTGACACGAGCTTGCAGCCTGCCGGTCTTTAA
- a CDS encoding type II toxin-antitoxin system VapC family toxin, translated as MGPVNYLLDTCSFLWLAQQPTMLSPTAKAILDNPETQIFLSDVSIWEVTLKHSTGRLPLPGIPRAWIPEKIQHHQLQQISITHDALYTSGELPRLHPDPFDRLLAAQALTLGLILLSPDTPLSILGAARIW; from the coding sequence ATGGGGCCTGTGAATTACCTCCTCGACACCTGCAGTTTCCTTTGGCTCGCCCAGCAACCCACAATGCTCTCGCCCACTGCGAAAGCGATTTTGGACAATCCCGAGACCCAAATTTTCCTTAGCGACGTCAGCATCTGGGAAGTGACACTCAAACACTCCACTGGCAGACTGCCGCTACCGGGAATACCCCGTGCATGGATTCCAGAAAAAATCCAGCACCACCAACTCCAACAGATCTCCATCACCCACGACGCCCTCTACACCAGCGGCGAACTCCCCCGTCTCCACCCTGATCCTTTTGACCGCCTGCTCGCTGCCCAAGCACTGACCCTCGGCCTCATCCTGCTCTCGCCAGACACGCCGCTCTCCATCTTGGGTGCTGCCCGTATTTGGTAG
- a CDS encoding glycosyltransferase, producing the protein MDASPLPIITFPPSASPRVSILIPTTSRADRLQRCLEALRENISTDISYEVVLMLNAAQQDVVDFAQNCVRGVVIARSSVNLGVAGGNNRARKHASGEFLVLLHDDTEVRSGWLESLVEVADRHPEAGIVGSRIFNPDGTLQAEGWVLWQNAQTTPPWGDGPPEASRSDDLRAVDYTPTCSLLARASTWDAVGGLDENIYPAYFVDVDFCLTVRSHGWTVLCQPRSQLMHHRGSSSKREFREFMALRNREYFVKKWSHVLASQLPFPESQNSSTGLIEAQNLTDSIARDIASTWKKTLPAPPSSSATISDAEHDLAHLQRQFELTSSFSTLLQKRMEQTLQKTQSRIKAKTAEARRWRRLASNLKTQLRDIKKTRSWRWRNRLIKFGRRIRHLLGQ; encoded by the coding sequence ATGGACGCGTCACCTTTGCCAATCATCACTTTCCCCCCGTCAGCATCGCCTCGCGTCTCCATTCTCATCCCCACCACCAGCCGTGCCGACCGGCTCCAGCGTTGTCTTGAGGCCCTGCGGGAAAACATCTCCACCGACATCAGTTATGAGGTCGTGCTGATGCTCAACGCAGCCCAACAAGACGTGGTCGATTTCGCCCAGAACTGCGTCCGCGGTGTCGTGATCGCCCGTTCCAGCGTCAACCTCGGAGTCGCTGGCGGCAACAACCGGGCACGCAAACACGCGTCCGGCGAATTTCTCGTCCTGCTGCACGACGACACCGAAGTCAGATCCGGCTGGCTCGAGTCATTGGTGGAAGTGGCAGACCGCCACCCTGAAGCCGGCATCGTGGGCAGCCGCATCTTCAACCCGGACGGCACTCTCCAGGCCGAAGGCTGGGTGCTGTGGCAAAATGCCCAAACCACTCCACCTTGGGGCGATGGTCCGCCGGAAGCGAGCCGATCCGATGACTTGCGCGCCGTCGACTACACCCCCACCTGCTCGCTGCTTGCACGGGCATCCACTTGGGATGCAGTGGGTGGCCTCGACGAAAACATCTACCCCGCCTACTTCGTCGATGTCGACTTCTGCCTCACCGTGCGAAGCCATGGTTGGACCGTCCTATGTCAGCCCCGATCCCAATTGATGCATCATCGCGGATCAAGCTCGAAACGGGAGTTCCGTGAGTTCATGGCCTTGCGCAATCGCGAGTATTTTGTGAAAAAATGGTCCCATGTCCTCGCTTCCCAACTCCCCTTTCCAGAGTCCCAAAACTCCTCCACAGGGCTCATCGAAGCCCAGAATCTGACCGACAGCATCGCCCGCGACATCGCGTCCACATGGAAAAAAACCTTACCGGCACCTCCCTCATCATCGGCCACCATTTCCGATGCCGAACACGATCTCGCCCACCTCCAGCGGCAGTTTGAACTCACTTCCAGCTTTTCCACCTTGCTCCAAAAACGAATGGAGCAAACCCTCCAAAAGACTCAATCCAGGATCAAGGCGAAAACGGCGGAAGCCCGTCGCTGGCGACGCCTTGCCAGCAACTTGAAAACTCAACTCAGGGACATCAAAAAAACGCGTTCGTGGCGCTGGCGAAATCGCCTGATCAAATTCGGCCGACGAATTCGCCATCTGCTCGGACAATAG
- a CDS encoding Gfo/Idh/MocA family protein: MSGHVRIGIVGAGGIVKSRHLPALLAMPEVELVAVCNSTLESAQRFCAEFLPGAEPMEKWWELVSRTDVDAVWIGATPDLHSEISCYALRAGKHVFCQARMARSMTESEAMWEAGLSNPELVAMLCPPPFGMKGDLTVKRLLGEGAIGKAHEVVLRSMGGQWLDAHAPMHWRQSVEKSGLQVLTFGIYVEVLQRWLGDVVSVFADGVVVIGDRQGQAVEVPDFLHVLCGFRSGVRGSLLFSGVAAHAPGESVEIYGSEGTLVYDFVVDEIRLGRRDGAMEVVPIPEGEAREWRVERDFVEAVLDPSAPRPKPDFLEGIKYMRVVQAAAESMDSGVAVRVG; encoded by the coding sequence ATGAGTGGACATGTGCGCATTGGAATTGTTGGGGCAGGTGGGATTGTGAAATCGCGACATTTGCCCGCCTTGCTGGCGATGCCGGAAGTGGAGTTGGTGGCGGTTTGCAATTCGACGCTGGAGAGTGCGCAGCGGTTCTGCGCGGAGTTTTTGCCGGGCGCGGAGCCGATGGAGAAGTGGTGGGAACTGGTGAGCCGGACGGATGTGGATGCGGTGTGGATCGGGGCGACGCCGGATTTGCACAGCGAGATTTCGTGTTATGCGTTGCGGGCTGGGAAGCATGTGTTTTGTCAGGCGCGAATGGCGAGGAGCATGACGGAATCGGAGGCAATGTGGGAGGCGGGATTAAGCAATCCGGAATTGGTCGCGATGTTGTGTCCGCCGCCGTTTGGGATGAAGGGGGATTTGACGGTGAAGCGGTTGTTGGGTGAGGGGGCAATTGGAAAAGCGCATGAGGTGGTGTTGCGCAGCATGGGTGGTCAGTGGCTGGATGCGCACGCGCCGATGCATTGGCGGCAGTCGGTGGAGAAAAGTGGACTGCAGGTGCTGACGTTCGGGATTTACGTGGAGGTGTTGCAGCGCTGGTTGGGCGATGTGGTGTCGGTGTTCGCGGATGGGGTGGTGGTGATTGGGGATCGGCAGGGGCAGGCGGTGGAGGTGCCGGATTTTCTGCATGTGCTGTGTGGGTTTCGCAGCGGTGTGAGAGGGAGCCTGTTGTTTAGCGGGGTGGCGGCTCATGCACCGGGCGAGAGTGTGGAGATTTACGGGAGTGAGGGGACGTTGGTGTATGATTTTGTGGTGGACGAGATCCGGCTGGGACGTCGCGACGGGGCGATGGAGGTCGTGCCGATTCCTGAGGGGGAAGCGCGGGAATGGCGGGTGGAGCGTGACTTCGTTGAGGCGGTGCTGGATCCGTCAGCGCCGCGACCAAAGCCGGATTTTCTTGAGGGCATCAAGTATATGCGTGTGGTTCAAGCAGCGGCGGAGTCGATGGACTCGGGGGTGGCGGTGCGGGTGGGGTGA
- a CDS encoding type II toxin-antitoxin system Phd/YefM family antitoxin: MPTITTHEAKTHLSRYLAAVEKGEEFVISRGKKPIAKLVPIDPPTKPPRPKVGDILGPPFIFPDSAFAPLTEEELKEWGL; this comes from the coding sequence ATGCCTACCATCACCACCCACGAGGCAAAAACCCACCTTTCCCGTTACCTCGCCGCCGTCGAAAAAGGCGAGGAGTTTGTCATCTCCCGTGGTAAAAAACCCATCGCCAAACTCGTCCCGATCGATCCCCCGACCAAGCCACCTCGTCCCAAGGTGGGAGACATTCTCGGTCCACCCTTCATTTTCCCCGACTCCGCTTTCGCGCCTCTCACCGAAGAAGAACTCAAGGAATGGGGCCTGTGA
- a CDS encoding methyltransferase domain-containing protein translates to MDWNAAYENRETPWEKGRATPVLDEISSRHPAVFSGRAWVPGCGVGHDARRLADFGLMVTAVDVAPLAIEAAKNWDETSPVDFQVADVFSLKEEFVEAFDMVWEHTCFCALDPALRVAYLKSLHAVLMPGGKLAGVFFINPEMDDGETGPPFGVEVETLRKMLEDAGFEVVDHWVPVTGYEGRVGRELAMILEKTGTTASQLA, encoded by the coding sequence ATGGACTGGAATGCTGCTTACGAGAATCGCGAAACGCCTTGGGAAAAGGGGCGGGCGACGCCGGTGTTGGATGAAATTTCCTCAAGGCACCCGGCAGTTTTCAGCGGTCGGGCTTGGGTGCCGGGTTGTGGGGTGGGCCATGATGCGAGGCGATTGGCGGATTTTGGGCTGATGGTGACGGCGGTGGATGTGGCACCGTTGGCCATCGAAGCGGCGAAAAATTGGGATGAGACCAGTCCGGTGGATTTTCAGGTGGCGGATGTGTTTTCGCTGAAGGAGGAGTTCGTGGAGGCGTTTGACATGGTCTGGGAACACACGTGCTTTTGTGCGCTGGACCCGGCTCTGCGTGTTGCTTATTTGAAGTCGCTTCACGCGGTTTTGATGCCGGGTGGAAAACTGGCAGGGGTGTTTTTTATCAATCCTGAAATGGATGATGGGGAAACAGGTCCACCGTTTGGTGTGGAGGTGGAGACGCTACGCAAGATGTTGGAGGACGCGGGATTTGAGGTGGTCGACCATTGGGTGCCGGTGACGGGTTATGAAGGACGGGTGGGGCGGGAACTGGCGATGATATTGGAAAAAACGGGAACGACTGCGAGCCAGTTGGCTTGA
- a CDS encoding malate dehydrogenase encodes MKSPITVAVTGAAGQIGYSLLFRIASGSMFGPDQPVALRLIEIEPALPTLNGVVMELDDCAFPLLHSITPTADLNEGFSGVNWALLVGSVPRKAGMERKDLLSINGKIFTGQGQAIEKNAASDVRVVVVGNPCNTNCLIAKSNAPGIPSERWFAMTRLDENRAKSQLAAKAGVHNTAVTNLTIWGNHSATQYPDFTNAKINGKSVTDVISDQAWLEGEFISTVQQRGAAIIKARGSSSAASAANAVVDTVKSLTTPTPAGDWTSVAVWSDGSYGVEKDLITSFPIRTTDGTSWEIVQDLPVNEFSQSRIDATINELKEERDAVKELGLI; translated from the coding sequence ATGAAATCACCCATCACCGTCGCCGTCACCGGAGCCGCAGGTCAAATCGGCTACTCCCTCCTTTTCCGCATCGCATCCGGCTCGATGTTCGGACCCGACCAGCCCGTCGCCCTGCGCCTCATTGAAATCGAGCCCGCCCTTCCCACTTTGAATGGCGTCGTCATGGAACTCGACGACTGCGCCTTCCCCCTCCTCCACAGCATCACCCCCACCGCCGATCTCAACGAAGGGTTCAGCGGCGTCAACTGGGCCCTGCTCGTCGGCAGCGTCCCGCGCAAAGCCGGGATGGAACGTAAGGACCTGCTCAGCATCAACGGCAAAATCTTCACCGGTCAAGGTCAGGCCATCGAGAAAAATGCCGCCAGTGACGTGCGCGTCGTCGTCGTCGGCAACCCCTGCAACACCAATTGCCTCATCGCCAAATCCAACGCCCCCGGCATCCCTTCCGAACGCTGGTTCGCCATGACCCGACTCGACGAAAACCGCGCCAAATCGCAACTCGCCGCCAAAGCCGGGGTCCACAACACCGCCGTCACCAATCTCACCATCTGGGGCAACCATTCCGCCACCCAATACCCCGACTTCACCAACGCCAAAATCAACGGCAAATCCGTCACGGATGTCATCAGCGACCAGGCCTGGCTCGAAGGCGAATTCATCAGCACCGTGCAACAACGTGGTGCCGCCATCATCAAAGCCCGCGGTTCCTCCTCTGCCGCCAGCGCCGCCAACGCCGTGGTCGACACCGTCAAATCACTGACCACTCCCACTCCCGCAGGTGACTGGACCAGCGTCGCCGTGTGGTCCGACGGCAGCTATGGCGTGGAAAAAGATCTCATCACCAGCTTCCCCATCCGCACCACCGACGGCACATCCTGGGAGATCGTTCAGGACCTCCCCGTGAATGAATTCAGCCAGTCGAGAATCGACGCGACCATCAACGAACTCAAAGAAGAACGCGATGCCGTCAAAGAGCTTGGCTTGATCTAA
- the lysA gene encoding diaminopimelate decarboxylase translates to MHSFRYLQGQLHCENVNLNTLAEQHGTPLYVYSKETITDHYTRLDSALNELDHLVCYAVKANSNIAILHTIAALGGGFDIVSGGELHRVIRAGGNPGKTTFAGVGKTRAEIEFALSQGIYCFNAESEAELRHINQIAGEMGKTAPVSLRVNPNVDAKTHKYISTGKSENKFGIDFDRILDAYAAAAEDCPNLEIRGLQMHIGSQLTSVDPFVEAANKVVPLVQQLQERHHIKFFSIGGGMGIVYQDSLDSGDKTWWGNQSETERPLTIQTYANALTPILAPLKLRILLEPGRFMVGNAGALVTKVLHNKKGNAKKFVVIDAGMNDLIRPALYEGWHQIVPVNKDTTNPEEIVDIVGPICETGDFLAQDRPLAPVAEGDHLAVLSAGAYGFTMASNYNTRPLPAEILVDGTQAHVIRERQTIDDLLKGERIA, encoded by the coding sequence ATGCACTCCTTCCGCTACCTCCAAGGGCAACTCCACTGCGAAAACGTCAACCTTAACACCCTCGCGGAACAGCACGGCACCCCTCTCTACGTCTACAGCAAGGAGACCATCACCGACCATTACACGCGTCTCGACAGCGCCCTCAACGAACTCGATCACCTCGTCTGCTACGCCGTTAAAGCGAACTCCAACATTGCGATTTTGCACACCATTGCCGCCCTCGGTGGTGGATTCGACATCGTTTCCGGCGGCGAACTCCATCGCGTCATCCGCGCTGGTGGCAACCCAGGCAAAACCACTTTCGCCGGCGTCGGCAAAACCCGCGCCGAAATCGAATTCGCCCTCTCGCAAGGCATCTACTGCTTCAACGCCGAGTCCGAAGCCGAACTCCGCCACATCAATCAGATCGCTGGAGAAATGGGCAAAACCGCCCCGGTCTCCCTACGCGTCAACCCCAACGTCGACGCCAAAACCCACAAATACATCTCCACCGGCAAAAGCGAGAACAAGTTCGGTATCGACTTCGACCGTATCCTCGACGCCTACGCCGCCGCTGCGGAAGACTGTCCCAACCTCGAAATTCGCGGGCTGCAGATGCACATCGGCTCCCAGCTCACCAGCGTCGATCCCTTCGTTGAAGCCGCCAACAAAGTCGTCCCCCTCGTCCAGCAACTGCAAGAGCGCCACCACATTAAGTTCTTCAGCATCGGCGGCGGCATGGGCATCGTTTATCAGGACAGCCTCGACAGCGGCGACAAAACCTGGTGGGGCAACCAGTCCGAAACCGAGCGCCCTCTCACCATCCAGACCTACGCCAACGCCCTCACCCCCATCCTCGCCCCCCTCAAGCTGCGCATCCTCCTTGAGCCCGGTCGCTTCATGGTCGGCAACGCCGGAGCCCTCGTTACCAAGGTCCTCCACAACAAAAAAGGCAACGCCAAAAAATTCGTCGTCATTGATGCCGGCATGAACGACCTCATCCGCCCCGCCCTCTATGAAGGCTGGCACCAGATTGTTCCCGTCAACAAGGACACCACCAATCCCGAAGAAATCGTCGACATCGTCGGCCCCATCTGCGAGACCGGCGACTTCCTCGCCCAAGACCGCCCGCTCGCCCCGGTGGCGGAGGGCGACCACCTCGCCGTCCTCAGTGCCGGAGCCTACGGTTTCACCATGGCCTCCAACTACAATACCCGTCCTTTGCCCGCTGAAATCCTTGTCGACGGCACCCAGGCCCACGTCATCCGCGAGCGCCAGACCATCGACGATCTCCTTAAAGGTGAACGAATTGCTTGA